The following are from one region of the Lytechinus pictus isolate F3 Inbred chromosome 4, Lp3.0, whole genome shotgun sequence genome:
- the LOC129259336 gene encoding probable C-mannosyltransferase DPY19L3 — protein sequence MGYMVDSPSAQVFMNSQMRIQQRIGGPSMYLEFLLSFYELTNDNTTENWRTINVIQRFNIYQEIFLAFIYRILPFIQSNYLPIFFYIKSVFALHGVYFTTIFAMAWLLSNSWLSGLLACTFFIANKANATRIDYTIPLRESFALPFLYMQMTIITYYLRPTVIHRQRLCLALIAATTFLFVLTWQFAQFILLLQAMALYLGTITGVIPIKKVKYIFSICVGSILAVFILQFFNKMLLGSLALSFVIVALLDFRLQDGRPAVTSISGQLVKLLGRLSFTFVGMFILNFTIKILIGLDADQHIFKFITAKFGLASARDFDVLLYKCHSAFAFLPIQVIRNMMSTLLFPLYMAVVFGLLSVLILAVIQNWNLESRISAGKKDDDIHQPASSSSPSPDPSSDSTILCRPDLAYHTLQTIPFGLMALLVVRMKFVWTPQMCVLAAFGIGNASLWRWLLGKVGCKSETMVQCVRHGVGVAIIAVAFYLCYPEMSAELNNLREFYDPDTVELMNWISQQTPKTAVFSGSMQLLAGVKLCTGRRLTNHPHYEDKQLRDKTLELYQYYARRSAKDVYNIHRATGTDYIILEDSICYARSSEVGCRLPDILDIMNGHLYPEANPALEPDLKVVQTRRFCDAVQSGAQDVVRFFKMVFQNRTFRVYQLVPQSQGG from the exons ATGGGATATATGGTGGATTCTCCATCAGCCCAG GTTTTTATGAACTCACAAATGAGAATACAACAGAGAATTGGAGGACCATCAATGTACCTAGAGTTTTTGTTGA GTTTTTATGAACTCACAAATGATAATACAACAGAGAATTGGAGGACCATCAATGTTATACAGAGATTCAATATTTATCAAGAGATCTTTCTTGCATTCATATACAGAATATTACCATTCATTCAG AGTAATTATCTACCCATCTTTTTCTACATCAAGTCTGTATTTGCTCTCCATGGAGTTTATTTTACCACTATCTTTGCCATGGCATGGCTTCTCAGTAACTCGTGGCTCTCTGGGCTGCTTGCGTGTACGTTCTTCATTGCTAACAA GGCAAATGCAACCAGAATTGACTACACCATACCTCTAAGAGAAAGCTTTGCTTTGCCATTCCTCTACATGCAGATGACCATTATTACCTACTACCTGAGGCCGACAGTCATTCACAGACAG AGATTATGCCTTGCCTTGATTGCTGCTACCACGTTTCTGTTTGTGTTGACATGGCAGTTTGCTCAATTCATCCTCCTTCTACAAGCCATGGCTCTGTACCTAGGCACTATCACTGGTGTAATTCCCATTAAGAAG GTCAAATACATCTTCAGTATCTGTGTTGGATCCATCCTAGCTGTGTTCATCTTGCAGTTCTTCAATAAGATGTTACTTGGTTCTCTCGCACTCAGTTTTGTGATTGTAGCACTCCTAGACTTCAGGTTACAG GATGGGAGACCAGCGGTAACAAGCATCTCAGGACAACTTGTCAAATTACTGGGAAGACTCAGCTTTACATTCGTAGGAATGTTCATACTAAACTTTACAATTAAG atcttaaTTGGACTAGATGCAGATCAGCATATTTTTAAGTTCATCACTGCCAAATTTGGACTTGCCAGTGCAAG AGATTTTGATGTTTTGCTCTACAAGTGTCATAGTGCCTTTGCCTTCTTGCCGATCCAAGTCATAAGAAACATGATGTCGACCCTCCTCTTTCCCCTCTACATGGCCGTAGTCTTTGGCCTGCTCTCCGTTCTCATCCTGGCGGTTATTCAGAACTGGAA cCTTGAATCCAGGATATCTGCTGGCAAGAAAGATGACGACATCCACCAACctgcctcctcctcctccccttctcCCGATCCTTCATCCGATAGTACAATCCTATGCAGACCGGACCTAGCCTACCACACCCTCCAGACGATCCCCTTCGGTCTCATGGCCTTGTTGGTGGTCCGCATGAAGTTCGTTTGGACCCCGCAGATGTGCGTCCTGGCGGCGTTTGGTATCGGCAATGCATCGCTATGGAGATGGTTGCTAGGGAAGGTGGGATGCAAGTCGGAAACAATG GTTCAATGTGTACGTCATGGGGTTGGAGTAGCTATCATTGCAGTGGCCTTCTATTTG TGTTATCCAGAGATGTCTGCAGAACTGAACAATCTCAGGGAATTCTATGATCCAGACACAGTAGAGCTTATGAACTGGATAAG TCAGCAGACACCCAAGACAGCTGTATTCAGTGGTAGCATGCAGCTTCTAGCAGGAGTTAAACTGTGTACAGGAAGAAGATTGACAAATCACCCACATTATGAGGACAAACAGCTTAGAGATAAAACATTAGAG CTGTATCAGTATTATGCCAGACGGAGTGCCAAAGACGTGTACAACATCCACAGAGCAACGGGGACAGATTACATCATCCTTGAAGACAGTATCTGCTATGCAAGATCTTCAGAAGTCGGGTGCAGGCTTCCTGATATACTGGATATCATGAATGGACAT CTTTACCCCGAGGCCAACCCAGCCCTGGAACCAGACCTGAAGGTGGTCCAGACCAGGCGCTTCTGCGACGCCGTCCAGAGCGGGGCCCAGGACGTCGTCAGGTTCTTCAAGATGGTCTTCCAGAACAGGACCTTCAGAGTCTACCAGCTCGTCCCACAAAGTCAAGGGGGCTGA